CCGACACGGCGTAGGCGTAGGTGAAGTCGCCGCCGAGCGTGCCGAGGTCCTCGAACGCGCCGTCGCGCCAGCGGAACGCGTGGCGTTCGCAGTCGCTGGTCCCCATCACCTCGCGCCAGCCGACGATCGTCGTGCCGTCGTGGGAGATCGCGAGGGCTTCTCCCTCGGTGCTGCACTGCGCCGGCGTTCCCATCAGGTCGACCATGCCGGTGTCGGCGGTCCACACGAACGGGCGGGTGAACGACGACGTGCCGATCGTGATGTCGGCCGTGCCGACGACGATCGTCCCGTCGCCCGACACGCCGTTGGCCTGGCTCCGCGTGCCGGTCGGCAGCACGCCGAGATCCGTCATGCCGTCGGTCCGCGTCCAGCGGAACGCGCGGCCGGAGGCCGGCGTACCCGACAGGCCGACGACCGCGTTGCCGCCGTCGGCGACCGCCAGCGCGATGCTCGAGCTGTGGCCGGGCAAGGTGCCGAGCCAGGTGACCGGATCGCCCGGCGGCGTCGAATCGCGGACGACGAGGGTCGCCTTACGGCGAGCCACGTCGCTGAACGGGCCGCTGGCGGTGTTGGCGATCGCGACGTCCGCCGTGTAGACGCCGGTGGACAGCCCGCCGGCGACCGCGTTGTCCACGGCCACCGTCACCGTCGACGCGGAGCCGGGCGCCGCGGTGCCGGTCGCCGGCGTGACCGCAAGCCACGCGGCGCTGGCGTCGGCCGTCCACGGGATGTCGTCGTTGACCGCGGTGACGGTGAGCGGGTGCGTGCCGTCGTAACTGCCGCCCTCGTCCATGGTCATGGTGGGGATCGTCCCGGCCACGTTCATGCGCGGCTGGATGGCGACCAGCCGCGACGTGTTGCCGGCGCCGTTCGTCTCGTTGGTGAACGTCACGTGCGCCAGATGGGTGCGGGCGGGCAAGGAGGCCGCGCGCGATGCGTCGACGGTCGCCGTGACCGTGATCGGCGTGCCGGCGGTGACGGTGCCGGACGTGGGCGACACGGTGAGCCAATCGGCGTCCGACGACGCGGAGAAGTCGATCGTGCCGATGTCCGCGTCGACGGAAAAGCTCACCGACAAGCCGGAGAAGTCGCCCCCCTCGGGCGCGCGCGACAATAGATAGGTGTCGGGACCGGGAGTGACGGTCATCGCCGGTTCGCGCACGTCGACGTACACGTAGCGCACGGTCGACCCCTCGTTGTTGGTGGCGTTGGTGAACGTGATCGCGCCGCGGTGCAGGCCCACCGGCAGGTCGTTGGCGGCGTCGGTGATCGACACGTTCACGGACGCGGGCGAGCCCTCGCTCGCGGTGCCGCTGGTCGCCGACAGGCTCAGCCATGGCACGTCGACCGACGCGGTCCACGACACCGTGCCGTCCTTGGCCGCGACCGCGTAGGTGGTGGCGGACGGAGAAAACGGTCCGCCCTCCGGCCCGCTCGCGGACAGGTCGTCGGGACCGGTGACGTTCATATACGGCTTGCCGCAGGTAAACAGGCTCGTCTCGAGGTTGAACAACTCCGCCTTGTACTCGCCGAGGTCGACCCCGTAGAGGTCGCCGGTGACGCCGACCTCGCCGCCGAGTCCGGCGACCAGGTCGCACCACGGGTCGGCGTTGAGGTCCGCGGTGAACTTCAGGTAGGCCTCCGCGCCGAGGAACGGACCCGCGACGCCGTAGACGTAGAACACGAGCCGCGGCGTGAGCGCGCCTTTGGCCTCGAGGCTGGCGTCCACTGACGGCGGCGTGTACGAGAACATCTTGGTCAGGTCGTTGACGACACCCCACGCCCCGTTTGCGTACTGGACGCCCGCCGTATACGACAACGACTGTTCGACGCCGGTCGTGAACGACGCCGACACGCTCGCCTCGCCGCCGAGGGTCAGCTCGATGACCGGGCGGACGTACACCGGTACGTAGCCCACCCACACGATGACCGGCTTGAACTTGATCTCGGCGATCTGCTTTTCGATGTCGCCGGACACGGCCGCTTCGCCGACGAGCCGAAGGCGAGCCTCTTCGCTGGCGGTCGCGGTCGCGGTCGCCTCGACGAGCTTGAACCGGCGAATCTTGACGCGGAAGGTCGGCGTGAGCGACAGCTCGAGGCTCCCCTTGAGGCGGAATCCGGCGAGCAGACTGTCGTTGAAGTTGAACACCAGCTTGCGCAGGCCGAACCGTTCGCCGCTGCGGAACAACGGCTCGGACGGATCCGTGACCAGCGTGATGCCGTCGTGCAGCGGGGTCACCTCGTCGATTTCGAGGTCGGTGAGGTCGTCCGGCACGGCAAACTCGGCCTGCTCGATCGCGTCGGTGAGCGACGCGAACGACGTGGCCACGACGACCTCGGAGCCGCGGTCGACGCGGTCGACGCGGCGGAGCAGGCCGTCGGGCGTGAGGTCGGTGATCGGGACGACGATCACGTCGCCGGCGGCGAGGTCGTCGAGCGCGGAGGTCGACGCGGAGAACGTGAGCGTGCCGTCGGCGTCCACCGCCGTGAGCAGGGCGGCGGTCTCGTCGTCGAGCACCTTGGTCGTCGGGGGAATGATGACCGCGTTCGGGTCGGCGTCCGGAGGCGCCGCGTCCGGCGTGGTGACGTCGTCGTCATCGTCGTCGCCCCCGCCGCATCCGACGACGGTACCGGCCACCCAGACGAGCGCGATCGACGCGACGGCGCCGCAAAGCGTTCCCCGGTACATGGTGCGAAGCGAGTGCAGCATGGCGTCCTCCCGATCGGTGCAGCGATTGTTCGGCGCGCCACGCCGCCCGCGCTGGCGCCGTCCCCCGCGCGTGGCGCCCAGCGATTATCGCGCACCCCACGGCGCGCGCAACGCGGCGTCCATCACAGCACGGGGGCCGCGGTGCCGGCGGCCGCGCGGGCCGGCGCGGGATGGCCGGCGGCGGCGGGCGTGCGGACGGGGCGTCCGCCGGGGACGGCGGACGGGGACGCGGTCGTCCTCGGACCTCCTCGCCGGCCCGCGCCGCGGCGCCGAGTCACGCTGGGCCGCGGGCGCGCGCCATCTTGTGGATCTCGCGCCATTGCGCGGCGGTGACCGGCTGTACGGACAGCCGCTGGCCGCGCTGGACGACCGCCATGTCCGACAGCTTCGGATTGGCTTTGATCGCCGCCAGCGGGACGACGGCCGGGAACTTCGCGACGAACCGGACGTCGACCAACCACCAGCGCGGATCGTCGCGGTCGCTCTTCGGATCGAAGTACGGGCTGCGCGGATCGAACTGGGTGGGGTCCGGGTAGGGCTCGCTCGCGACCTCCGCCACGCCGGCGACGCCCGGCACGTCGCAGCTCGAGTGGTAGAACAGCACGCCGTCGCCGACGCGCATGTCGTCGCGCATGAAGTTGCGCGCCTGATAGTTGCGCACGCCGTCCCACGGCGTCACGCCGTCGCGGGCGAGGTCGTCGATCGAGTACGTTCCGGGCTCCGACTTCATCAGCCAGTAGCGCTTGGCCATGACGCATTGTTATGCGCGGGGACGGCCGCCGCGCAAGCGGCCAGCCGCGGGCCGATCAGGCCGTTCGTGTCTGCAGCAGGTCGAGCGATCGGACTGCGAAATCGGCGGATACCGCGCGCACTTCGTCGAGGAAGCCGGCGTAGTTGACGCGCAGCGAAAACCCCATCGGCGCGTCCAGCGGCCGGAAAAAGTTGTCGTGGTGATGCGGCACGATCACGCGGGGCTCGAGCCGGCGCAGGATGCGCGCGACGTAGTTGCGCGTGAAACCACGGCCGGCCAGTCCGCACAGGAAGTAATCGACGCCGCGGTGGACGATGGCGTCGTCGATGAGGTTGGCGCTGCCCTGGTGGTAGAACGTGACGCCGGCGACGGCGATGTGGATGCCGTAGACGTCGCCGCAGCGATAGGCGGGCGCGGTGAGATCGTCGAGGTGGTCGCAGGTCAGCTCGCCGTCGAACGGCACCCGCAGGCCGAGGACGAGTTTGGAGTGCAGGCTCGGGACGAACGTGACGGCAAACGGGCCCACGTCGTAGGTGCGGTAGGGCTCGACCACGCGGGCGCGATCCGCGAGGCCGTGGGCGGCGAGCAGGTTGGCGACCGAGCGCGAGCCGAACACCGCGCAGCCGGTCCGCCGCGCGATCGGCGCCAGGTCCAGGGCGTGGTCGAAGTGGGTGTGGCCGACGAGCACCGCGTCGGCCGCCGGCACGTGGCGCGCGACGACGGCCTCGCGCGGCCGCAGCGGGCGCGCGAGCAGGGTCTCGCCGAGCGCGCTGCGCGTCAGGTAGGGATCGACGTACAGGTGGGCGCCGGCGTAACTGATGCGAAAGCCAGCGGTGCCGAGCCACTGCAGCTCGAGGCCCGCGGGCCATGGCTCGCCGCGAAACCGCCGCCAGTTGGTGTCGGCCGCGGCGCTGGCGTCGTTTTTGTGGCGCGACGCGGGCCGCAGCAGCCGCGCGAGCCGCGCGAGGGCGCGGCGGTCGAGCGTCGACGTCGGCATGGGGCCAGCGTACACGATGCGCATCTGCCGGCAGCGGCCGGGACTGCGCGGTGTAGGGCTTGACCATGGGGCCATCCTGCACCATGCTCCGTGCCGCGGCGTCGTCCGGCGCCGCTTTCGCTGCCAACTCGCACGAACGCGGAGGACACCGATGGCCTTTGAACTGATGAAGCTCCCGTACGCCAAGGACGCCCTGGCGCCGACGATCTCGGCCGAGACGATCGAGTACCACTACGGCAAACATCACGCCGCCTACGTCAACAAGCTCAACGCCGCGATCGAGGGGACCCCGCTGGCCGAGAAGGATCTCGTCTCGATCATCGCCGAGACGTGCGGCAAGCAGCCGGGCGTGTTCAACAACGCGGCCCAGGTGTGGAACCACGACTTCTACTGGCTGAGCATGGCGCCCAACGGCGGCGGCGCGCCGGCGGGCAAGGTCGCGGAGTGGATCGACCGGTCGTTCGGCAACTTTGCCACGTTCAAGGAGAAGTTCTCGGCGGCGGCGGCCGGTGTGTTCGGCAGCGGCTGGGCGTGGGTGGTCAAGGACGGCGACAAGCTGGTGATCGAGACGACGGCGAATGCCGACACGCCGGTCGCGCACGGCAAGACGCCGGTGCTCACGATCGACGTGTGGGAGCACGCATACTACGTGGACTACCGCAACGCGCGGCCGAAGTACATCGAGGCGTTCTGGAACGTGGTCAACTGGGACCACGTCGGCTCGCTGCTGTAGTCAGCTCGACGGCGGCGCGCGGGATCGCGACGGTCTCGCGCGGGCTGCCCGCGGACGCGGCGGCGCCGGTGCGAATCGGTGCCGCCGCGCGCCGTTTCGGCGGCGGATGCGGTGTTGTTGTCCGGGGAGCGCGGGGCGCGGCATGATGGCCGTCGATGGAGCAGGGGTTCGCCGGGGCGCTCGGGTGGTGGGTCGCCGCGGCGCTCGCCGCGGTCGCGGCGTGGCTGTGGCTGCGGCGACGATGGCGGCGGTGGCGGCACGTGCGGCGCACGCGGGCCGCGTTTCGCGCCGAGCGGCGGGCCGACCGGCTGTTGGTGCGGCTCGGCTATCGGATCGAGGCGCGCCAGCCGGCGATCGACTGGGCGGTGCGCGTCGACGGCGAGGATGTGCCGATCGGGTTGCGGGCGGACTTGCTGGTGTCGCGGGGCGGGC
The sequence above is drawn from the Deltaproteobacteria bacterium genome and encodes:
- a CDS encoding EVE domain-containing protein, with the translated sequence MAKRYWLMKSEPGTYSIDDLARDGVTPWDGVRNYQARNFMRDDMRVGDGVLFYHSSCDVPGVAGVAEVASEPYPDPTQFDPRSPYFDPKSDRDDPRWWLVDVRFVAKFPAVVPLAAIKANPKLSDMAVVQRGQRLSVQPVTAAQWREIHKMARARGPA
- a CDS encoding MBL fold metallo-hydrolase, with the translated sequence MRPASRHKNDASAAADTNWRRFRGEPWPAGLELQWLGTAGFRISYAGAHLYVDPYLTRSALGETLLARPLRPREAVVARHVPAADAVLVGHTHFDHALDLAPIARRTGCAVFGSRSVANLLAAHGLADRARVVEPYRTYDVGPFAVTFVPSLHSKLVLGLRVPFDGELTCDHLDDLTAPAYRCGDVYGIHIAVAGVTFYHQGSANLIDDAIVHRGVDYFLCGLAGRGFTRNYVARILRRLEPRVIVPHHHDNFFRPLDAPMGFSLRVNYAGFLDEVRAVSADFAVRSLDLLQTRTA
- a CDS encoding superoxide dismutase yields the protein MAFELMKLPYAKDALAPTISAETIEYHYGKHHAAYVNKLNAAIEGTPLAEKDLVSIIAETCGKQPGVFNNAAQVWNHDFYWLSMAPNGGGAPAGKVAEWIDRSFGNFATFKEKFSAAAAGVFGSGWAWVVKDGDKLVIETTANADTPVAHGKTPVLTIDVWEHAYYVDYRNARPKYIEAFWNVVNWDHVGSLL